A window of the Dunckerocampus dactyliophorus isolate RoL2022-P2 chromosome 19, RoL_Ddac_1.1, whole genome shotgun sequence genome harbors these coding sequences:
- the uts1 gene encoding urotensin 1: MNSTSLLVLLFSTVLLPPAASRGRPLRDSGLSSSLQPGQVLLRAAAAGDGTAARLLGFSIPRLFLGKEEEEDGDDEGEEGQLLKRSEEAPISIDLTFHLLRNMIHLARTEKQRQRAHLNRKVLDEVGK, from the coding sequence atgaactcaacGTCGCTGCTCGTGCTCCTCTTCTCCACGGTGCTACTCCCTCCCGccgccagcagagggcgccccCTCCGAGACAGCGGCCTCTCCAGCAGCCTCCAGCCGGGCCAGGTGCTCCTCAGAGCAGCCGCCGCCGGGGATGGCACCGCCGCCCGCCTGCTGGGCTTCAGCATCCCGAGACTATTCCTCgggaaggaagaggaggaggatggtgaTGATGAAGGGGAGGAAGGGCAGCTTCTGAAGCGCAGCGAGGAGGCTCCAATCTCCATCGACTTGACCTTTCACCTCCTGAGAAACATGATCCACCTGGCGCGGACGGAGAAGCAGAGGCAGAGAGCCCACTTAAACCGCAAAGTGCTGGACGAGGTCGGCAAGTAA
- the trim54 gene encoding tripartite motif-containing protein 54 isoform X2, whose translation MNFALQPAGSPGHSRGGRGAAAGGSGGASMENLEKQLMCPVCLEMFSKPVVILPCQHNLCRKCANDIFQSSNPAWQTRSSSSVAASGSRFRCPSCRHEVVLDRHGVYGLQRNLLVENIIDVYRRQEASRLVSVKPETQQQQQLTCDEHEDEKINIYCLSCQAPTCSMCKVFGRHKECDVAPLSSVYLRLKTELSDSIASLVANNDNIQAAITRMEDVCDAIQENARQRREQIASQLETLAAILDERKQELVRLITREQDDKLQHVRALVRQHGERLEAAVTLVESAIHAAEEPHMALFIQSATVILDKMSATAPDADVLRPQLHDDNMSHFVIDVDDVADMLTSIDFCHTAAGDGEDDLEDDSELD comes from the exons atgaactttgccctTCAGCCGGCTGGCAGTCCGGGTCACAGTCGTGGGGGTCGCGGTGCGGCTGCCGGCGGCAGCGGCGGAGCGTCCATGGAGAACCTGGAGAAGCAGCTCATGTGTCCTGTCTGCCTGGAGATGTTCTCCAAGCCGGTGGTCATCCTGCCCTGCCAGCACAACCTCTGCAGGAAGTGTGCCAACGACATCTTCCAG TCGTCCAACCCGGCGTGGCAGACACGAAGCTCGTCCAGCGTGGCCGCCAGCGGGAGTCGCTTCCGTTGCCCGTCGTGTCGTCACGAGGTGGTCCTGGACCGCCACGGCGTGTACGGCCTGCAGAGGAACCTGCTGGTGGAGAACATCATCGACGTGTACAGGCGCCAGGAGGCCTCACG GTTGGTTAGCGTCAAGCCGgagacgcagcagcagcagcagctgacgTGCGACGAGCACGAGGACGAGAAGATCAACATCTACTGCCTCTCCTGCCAGGCGCCCACCTGCTCCATGTGCAAAGTGTTCGGCCGGCACAAAGAGTGCGACGTGGCGCCGCTCAGCAGCGTCTACCTGAGGCTCAAG ACGGAACTTAGCGACAGCATCGCCAGCCTGGTGGCCAACAACGACAACATCCAGGCCGCCATCACGCGCATGGAGGACGTGTGCGACGCCATCCAG GAGAACGCTCGCCAGCGGCGCGAGCAGATCGCCAGCCAGCTGGAAACTCTGGCGGCCATCTTGGACGAGCGCAAACAGGAGCTGGTGCGTCTGATCACCCGGGAGCAAGACGACAAGCTGCAGCACGTGCGGGCGCTCGTCCGGCAGCACGGCGAGCGGCTGGAGGCCGCCGTCACGCTGGTGGAGTCGGCCATTCACGCCGCCGAGGAGCCGCACATGGCGCTCTTCATCCAG AGCGCCACCGTCATACTGGACAA GATGTCTGCAACCGCGCCAGACGCCGACGTCCTGCGTCCGCAACTCCACGATGACAACATGAGCCATTTTGTCATCGACGTGGACGACGTCGCTGACATGTTGACCAGCATCGACTTCTGCCACA CTGCGGCGGGCGACGGCGAAGACGACCTCGAGGACGACTCCGAGCTGGACTGA
- the trim54 gene encoding tripartite motif-containing protein 54 isoform X1, which produces MNFALQPAGSPGHSRGGRGAAAGGSGGASMENLEKQLMCPVCLEMFSKPVVILPCQHNLCRKCANDIFQSSNPAWQTRSSSSVAASGSRFRCPSCRHEVVLDRHGVYGLQRNLLVENIIDVYRRQEASRLVSVKPETQQQQQLTCDEHEDEKINIYCLSCQAPTCSMCKVFGRHKECDVAPLSSVYLRLKTELSDSIASLVANNDNIQAAITRMEDVCDAIQVTKAALIFPPDPFATFNAVSPPQENARQRREQIASQLETLAAILDERKQELVRLITREQDDKLQHVRALVRQHGERLEAAVTLVESAIHAAEEPHMALFIQSATVILDKMSATAPDADVLRPQLHDDNMSHFVIDVDDVADMLTSIDFCHTAAGDGEDDLEDDSELD; this is translated from the exons atgaactttgccctTCAGCCGGCTGGCAGTCCGGGTCACAGTCGTGGGGGTCGCGGTGCGGCTGCCGGCGGCAGCGGCGGAGCGTCCATGGAGAACCTGGAGAAGCAGCTCATGTGTCCTGTCTGCCTGGAGATGTTCTCCAAGCCGGTGGTCATCCTGCCCTGCCAGCACAACCTCTGCAGGAAGTGTGCCAACGACATCTTCCAG TCGTCCAACCCGGCGTGGCAGACACGAAGCTCGTCCAGCGTGGCCGCCAGCGGGAGTCGCTTCCGTTGCCCGTCGTGTCGTCACGAGGTGGTCCTGGACCGCCACGGCGTGTACGGCCTGCAGAGGAACCTGCTGGTGGAGAACATCATCGACGTGTACAGGCGCCAGGAGGCCTCACG GTTGGTTAGCGTCAAGCCGgagacgcagcagcagcagcagctgacgTGCGACGAGCACGAGGACGAGAAGATCAACATCTACTGCCTCTCCTGCCAGGCGCCCACCTGCTCCATGTGCAAAGTGTTCGGCCGGCACAAAGAGTGCGACGTGGCGCCGCTCAGCAGCGTCTACCTGAGGCTCAAG ACGGAACTTAGCGACAGCATCGCCAGCCTGGTGGCCAACAACGACAACATCCAGGCCGCCATCACGCGCATGGAGGACGTGTGCGACGCCATCCAGGTGACAAAAGCCGCCCTGATATTCCCGCCGGACCCATTTGCAACGTTCAATGCCGTTTCCCCGCCTCAGGAGAACGCTCGCCAGCGGCGCGAGCAGATCGCCAGCCAGCTGGAAACTCTGGCGGCCATCTTGGACGAGCGCAAACAGGAGCTGGTGCGTCTGATCACCCGGGAGCAAGACGACAAGCTGCAGCACGTGCGGGCGCTCGTCCGGCAGCACGGCGAGCGGCTGGAGGCCGCCGTCACGCTGGTGGAGTCGGCCATTCACGCCGCCGAGGAGCCGCACATGGCGCTCTTCATCCAG AGCGCCACCGTCATACTGGACAA GATGTCTGCAACCGCGCCAGACGCCGACGTCCTGCGTCCGCAACTCCACGATGACAACATGAGCCATTTTGTCATCGACGTGGACGACGTCGCTGACATGTTGACCAGCATCGACTTCTGCCACA CTGCGGCGGGCGACGGCGAAGACGACCTCGAGGACGACTCCGAGCTGGACTGA